A window from Leptospira meyeri encodes these proteins:
- a CDS encoding WbuC family cupin fold metalloprotein, which yields MLEIQVIDSDLIGTLITKAQNAERKRTNFNFHEQQEVYQRFLNVLSKDTYIPPHRHLSDPKPETFIILEGEIGFLIFDEDGEVKESHKLTANGPKRGIDLQPGVWHSLVCLSETAVCFEGKSGPYDPTVDKEFHPKYPLEGNPKFIETIKSFESLFL from the coding sequence TTGCTGGAAATACAAGTCATTGATTCCGACTTAATCGGAACCCTAATTACAAAAGCCCAAAACGCCGAAAGAAAACGTACCAATTTTAACTTCCACGAACAACAGGAAGTGTACCAAAGGTTTCTAAACGTTCTTTCTAAAGATACGTACATTCCACCTCACAGACATTTGTCGGATCCTAAACCGGAAACCTTCATTATCCTAGAAGGGGAAATTGGTTTTTTGATTTTTGATGAAGACGGAGAAGTAAAGGAATCCCATAAACTTACAGCCAATGGGCCAAAACGTGGGATTGATTTACAGCCTGGTGTTTGGCATAGTTTGGTTTGTTTGTCCGAAACAGCAGTCTGTTTTGAAGGAAAGTCCGGACCTTATGACCCCACAGTCGATAAAGAATTTCATCCGAAATATCCACTGGAAGGTAACCCGAAGTTTATCGAAACCATCAAATCCTTTGAATCTTTATTTCTATGA
- a CDS encoding winged helix-turn-helix transcriptional regulator produces MKGKDPKSNLDHSECANLILPLREALEILSGKWKLPIIMSLSFGKKRFKEIAEEIPGITDKMLSKELKDLEKIQLIERTVIDSFPPGVEYSITKHGKSLEKVIHELTQWAVSHYQKNHSDSIT; encoded by the coding sequence ATGAAGGGAAAAGATCCAAAAAGCAATCTCGATCATAGTGAATGTGCTAATTTGATTTTACCACTTCGTGAGGCTCTAGAAATATTAAGCGGAAAATGGAAGTTGCCTATTATTATGTCTCTATCGTTTGGAAAGAAACGGTTTAAAGAAATTGCTGAGGAAATTCCAGGAATTACGGATAAAATGCTGTCGAAAGAACTCAAAGATTTAGAGAAAATTCAGTTAATTGAAAGAACTGTGATCGATTCCTTCCCTCCGGGAGTTGAATACTCAATCACAAAGCACGGAAAATCATTAGAAAAAGTGATTCATGAATTAACGCAATGGGCAGTTTCTCATTACCAAAAAAACCACTCGGACTCCATCACCTAA
- a CDS encoding DoxX family protein — translation MILSFLMLFSAVSYFMNPEIAVGFNRLGFPDYFRVELGIAKLIGSLIILVPQISRRFKEWAYVGFGITFISAAIAHLRSGDSVSTVIAPIVIFGILTVSYVFYYKTQPVSV, via the coding sequence GTGATCCTTTCTTTTCTAATGCTTTTCAGTGCCGTTAGTTATTTTATGAATCCCGAAATCGCAGTCGGTTTTAATCGATTAGGTTTCCCTGATTATTTTAGAGTGGAATTAGGAATTGCGAAACTGATTGGATCGTTAATCATTCTTGTTCCACAAATTTCCCGCCGATTCAAGGAATGGGCATATGTCGGGTTTGGAATTACTTTTATTTCGGCTGCGATTGCACATTTGCGAAGTGGAGATTCTGTATCTACAGTAATTGCACCTATCGTTATATTTGGTATATTGACTGTCTCTTATGTTTTTTATTATAAGACACAACCAGTATCAGTGTGA
- a CDS encoding alpha/beta hydrolase family esterase: protein MIRFLVRIQSYLLLMMVSFSFFCKSLPSIVPVKEHKLQSISSDGLLRSFRYYIPKQMKEDKLPVVFLLHGGGGTGEGMIYLTRMSEKAEEYGFIAVYPDGYANRWNDGRKIPHSITDKRNTKDVDFFRDIIRHLDSEYSIDYNRIHAVGISNGGFMTQRLLCEAPDLFSSGYSVAAVTSRGLKEICFPPPQKSMGFIMGMSDDVVPFQGGTVSIPADPNNQSQRIAAGDVLSYLESLEYWTSSFSCKEETKSSKRHLNKFWKRDIQYTKFTDCLSDQIVEGYLIPGGGHIWPNGFYYQNEKQYGYLSKDLDTREIVLQFFRTTYKKEKLVNNNAPFGN, encoded by the coding sequence ATGATTCGGTTTCTTGTTAGAATTCAGTCGTACCTACTTTTGATGATGGTTTCTTTTTCTTTTTTCTGTAAATCTCTGCCGTCCATTGTTCCAGTCAAAGAGCACAAACTACAATCAATCTCATCTGATGGATTATTACGCTCCTTTCGATATTACATCCCTAAACAAATGAAAGAAGATAAATTGCCCGTGGTTTTTTTATTACACGGAGGTGGTGGGACAGGTGAGGGTATGATTTACCTCACTCGGATGTCAGAAAAAGCAGAAGAATATGGATTCATCGCAGTTTATCCAGATGGTTATGCAAACCGATGGAATGATGGAAGGAAAATTCCTCATTCTATCACAGACAAAAGAAATACAAAAGATGTCGATTTTTTCCGGGATATCATTCGACATTTGGATTCTGAATACTCTATTGATTACAATCGAATTCATGCAGTGGGAATTTCCAATGGCGGATTTATGACACAACGTTTGTTATGCGAAGCACCTGATTTATTTAGTTCAGGTTATTCTGTGGCAGCAGTGACATCCCGAGGATTGAAAGAAATATGTTTTCCTCCGCCCCAAAAATCGATGGGTTTCATCATGGGAATGTCCGATGATGTAGTTCCTTTCCAAGGTGGAACTGTTTCAATCCCTGCAGATCCTAATAACCAATCGCAGAGAATTGCAGCAGGAGATGTTCTTTCCTATTTAGAATCATTAGAGTATTGGACCTCCAGTTTCTCCTGCAAAGAGGAGACAAAATCCAGCAAAAGACATTTGAACAAATTTTGGAAGAGGGACATCCAATACACTAAATTCACAGATTGTTTATCTGACCAAATTGTAGAAGGTTATTTGATCCCTGGCGGTGGCCATATTTGGCCAAATGGTTTTTATTACCAAAATGAAAAACAATACGGATACTTAAGTAAGGACTTGGATACAAGAGAGATTGTGTTACAATTCTTTCGAACAACGTATAAAAAAGAAAAGTTGGTAAATAACAATGCACCATTCGGAAATTAG
- a CDS encoding glycosyltransferase family 4 protein gives MRLKIGYDARMIENSGIGIRIQHILKFWPISTESAELFIFGDPTVLKKYNLPKHAEIIEYKSSIYSPKEFLGHRRMGEMDLLDIPHFNIPFPYIRKCIVTIHDLIPYHFKAAHSSLVKRIYMQIVFRWIKWFARKIITVSEYTKQDLVQSFGYLEDKISVVYNGIDRKIFLKKPLANLNVFLKKQSLPKSYLFTVGIGKAHKNFPFLLETIEELWKEKKINLPLVIGGISKEIPTELRAFKDKYPNLIFFLPHLPYEELPLAYQGAKLFIFPSLYEGFGFPVLESQSVGTVVLSSNVSVLPEVLGSTAEYFDPYSKENLKSKILFLLSNDKILKDYQKKGLVNVNRFLWHNAIQSLANVYKYFSI, from the coding sequence ATGCGGCTAAAAATTGGATACGATGCACGGATGATCGAAAATTCTGGGATTGGGATTCGGATCCAACATATTTTAAAATTTTGGCCCATTTCGACTGAGAGTGCAGAATTGTTTATCTTTGGTGATCCTACCGTTTTAAAAAAATACAATCTTCCCAAACACGCAGAAATCATTGAATACAAATCTAGTATCTATTCCCCAAAAGAATTTTTAGGTCATCGCAGAATGGGTGAAATGGATCTTTTGGACATCCCTCATTTTAACATTCCCTTCCCATACATTCGGAAATGCATTGTTACCATTCACGATCTCATTCCTTATCATTTTAAGGCAGCACATAGTTCTCTCGTTAAACGTATATATATGCAAATTGTCTTTCGATGGATCAAATGGTTTGCTCGTAAAATCATTACAGTTTCCGAATACACCAAACAGGATTTGGTGCAATCTTTTGGGTATCTGGAAGATAAGATTTCTGTGGTGTATAACGGAATTGATAGAAAGATTTTTTTGAAAAAACCATTAGCGAATTTAAACGTTTTTTTAAAAAAACAATCCCTTCCAAAATCTTATCTTTTCACAGTTGGAATTGGAAAAGCTCACAAAAACTTTCCTTTTTTATTAGAAACCATAGAAGAATTATGGAAAGAAAAAAAAATAAATCTTCCGCTTGTGATTGGAGGAATCAGCAAAGAAATTCCAACAGAACTACGAGCATTTAAAGACAAATACCCAAATTTAATTTTTTTTCTTCCGCACTTGCCGTATGAAGAACTACCTCTTGCATATCAAGGAGCAAAACTTTTTATTTTCCCTTCTTTGTATGAAGGATTTGGATTTCCAGTATTGGAATCACAAAGTGTTGGCACAGTTGTCCTTTCTTCTAATGTTAGTGTCCTACCTGAAGTTTTAGGATCTACAGCAGAATACTTCGATCCCTACTCTAAAGAAAATTTAAAATCTAAAATTCTCTTTTTATTATCGAATGATAAAATACTAAAAGATTACCAAAAGAAAGGTCTAGTTAATGTAAACCGTTTCCTTTGGCACAATGCAATTCAATCGTTAGCTAACGTTTATAAATACTTTTCTATTTAA
- the folE gene encoding GTP cyclohydrolase I FolE, with amino-acid sequence MENLIEEILKQIGEDPSREGLVKTPNRVKKAYDFLTSGYKADLNQIVNGAIFEESTTGMVLVRDIEMYSLCEHHLLPFYGRAHVAYIPNKKIIGISKIPRIVDVFARRLQVQERLTDQIAQAIQETLDPLGVGVVIKAKHLCMMMRGVEKQNSELFTSSLLGLFKTDPTTRSEFLDLIRTGSH; translated from the coding sequence ATGGAAAACTTAATCGAAGAAATCCTAAAACAAATTGGTGAAGATCCTTCAAGAGAGGGTCTTGTGAAAACGCCCAACCGTGTGAAAAAGGCTTATGACTTTTTGACCAGTGGGTATAAGGCTGATTTGAATCAAATTGTGAATGGAGCGATCTTTGAAGAAAGCACAACCGGCATGGTTTTGGTAAGAGATATCGAGATGTATTCCTTGTGCGAACATCATTTACTTCCTTTTTATGGAAGAGCCCATGTTGCTTATATTCCCAATAAAAAGATTATAGGAATTAGTAAAATTCCAAGGATTGTCGATGTGTTTGCACGTCGACTGCAGGTCCAAGAACGTCTCACCGATCAAATTGCCCAAGCCATCCAAGAAACCTTAGATCCTTTAGGTGTAGGTGTAGTCATTAAGGCCAAACATTTATGTATGATGATGCGTGGTGTGGAAAAACAGAATTCAGAACTATTTACTTCTAGTCTACTTGGCCTATTCAAAACAGATCCCACTACTCGGAGTGAGTTTTTAGATTTGATCCGAACCGGTTCCCATTAA
- the acs gene encoding acetate--CoA ligase, whose amino-acid sequence MPKERIVAPSKDFAKLANVSLKEYKSKYKESIEKPEKFWAEQAKRLTWFKKWTKVLKHDFAKAKAEWFVGGKLNVSYNCLDRHLDSPLKNKAALIWEGDNPDESKVLTYHDLHREVNHFANVLKKFHVKKGDRVLIYLPMIPELAIATLACTRIGAVHSVVFGGFSPEALLGRIEDCKPTIVITADGGYRGGKPVELKKNVDIALDESKYKVKDVIVVKRTGDEGNLNWKEGRDHWYHYLMKDPDIKKECPPVVMDSEDPLFLLYTSGSTGKPKGVLHTTAGYLLGANLTFATIFDYKDTDTYWCTADIGWITGHSYILYGPLSNGATSLMFEGVPSYPDAGRFWDVIDKYKVTVFYTAPTAIRALMREGIEPIKKRSLASLRLLGSVGEPINPEAWEWYHTNIGKSKCPIVDTWWQTETGSIMISGVPGAIPQKPGSASWPFYGILPVLVDNEGVEIKDKGEISGNLCIAKPWPSMMRGVYGDPKRFFDTYFSQFKGYYFTGDGANRDKDGYFRITGRVDDVLNVSGHRIGSAEVESALVEHKSVAEAAVVGFPHDIKGQGIYAYVTVKHGVTTNDALKKELIAMVEKVIGKIARPEVIHWAPGLPKTRSGKIMRRILRKIANNEFDTLGDISTLADPSVVQSLIDDKKKFHS is encoded by the coding sequence ATGCCGAAAGAAAGAATCGTGGCACCGTCCAAAGACTTCGCAAAGTTAGCGAACGTTAGCTTAAAAGAATACAAATCCAAATACAAAGAGTCCATAGAAAAACCGGAAAAATTTTGGGCTGAACAAGCAAAACGCCTAACATGGTTTAAAAAATGGACAAAAGTTTTAAAACACGATTTTGCTAAGGCAAAAGCAGAATGGTTTGTAGGTGGAAAACTCAATGTTTCTTATAATTGTTTAGACAGACATTTAGATTCCCCTTTAAAAAACAAAGCTGCTCTCATTTGGGAAGGGGACAACCCTGACGAATCCAAAGTTCTTACTTATCATGACCTCCACCGCGAGGTGAATCATTTTGCAAACGTTCTAAAAAAGTTCCATGTGAAAAAAGGAGACAGAGTTCTCATTTACCTTCCCATGATTCCGGAACTTGCCATTGCAACGCTAGCTTGTACTCGTATTGGTGCCGTCCATTCAGTGGTGTTTGGAGGATTTTCTCCGGAAGCACTTCTTGGTCGTATTGAAGATTGTAAACCCACAATTGTGATCACTGCTGATGGTGGCTATCGTGGTGGCAAACCAGTGGAACTCAAAAAAAATGTAGATATCGCTCTAGATGAAAGTAAATACAAAGTTAAAGATGTAATTGTTGTTAAGCGAACAGGCGATGAAGGAAATTTAAATTGGAAAGAAGGTAGAGACCACTGGTACCACTACCTGATGAAAGATCCCGACATTAAAAAAGAATGCCCTCCTGTCGTGATGGATTCGGAAGACCCACTTTTCCTTCTTTATACATCTGGTTCGACGGGAAAACCAAAAGGAGTTCTTCATACCACAGCTGGGTATCTACTCGGTGCCAATCTTACCTTTGCTACCATCTTCGATTATAAGGACACGGATACTTATTGGTGTACGGCAGACATTGGTTGGATTACGGGTCACAGTTACATTCTCTATGGGCCTTTGTCGAATGGAGCCACGTCTCTGATGTTTGAAGGAGTGCCAAGTTACCCCGATGCAGGAAGGTTTTGGGATGTGATTGATAAATACAAAGTCACTGTGTTTTATACAGCACCAACGGCCATCCGAGCTCTTATGCGAGAGGGAATCGAACCCATCAAAAAAAGATCTTTAGCTTCTTTACGACTCCTTGGATCCGTGGGTGAACCCATTAACCCAGAAGCTTGGGAGTGGTATCATACGAATATTGGAAAATCAAAATGCCCAATTGTGGATACTTGGTGGCAAACTGAAACTGGATCCATTATGATCTCTGGAGTTCCAGGAGCCATCCCCCAAAAACCAGGTTCGGCAAGTTGGCCATTTTATGGAATCCTACCAGTTCTTGTGGACAATGAAGGTGTGGAGATCAAAGACAAAGGCGAAATTTCTGGAAACCTATGCATCGCCAAACCTTGGCCTTCCATGATGCGAGGAGTGTACGGAGATCCAAAACGGTTCTTTGATACATACTTTTCTCAATTCAAAGGGTATTACTTCACAGGTGATGGTGCCAACAGAGACAAAGATGGATACTTTCGCATCACAGGACGAGTCGATGATGTCTTAAATGTTTCGGGACACAGAATTGGTTCTGCTGAAGTGGAAAGTGCTCTTGTAGAACATAAATCCGTTGCCGAAGCTGCAGTCGTCGGTTTTCCGCATGATATCAAAGGCCAAGGGATTTATGCCTATGTAACGGTGAAACATGGTGTCACTACCAATGACGCTTTGAAAAAAGAACTCATTGCTATGGTAGAAAAAGTGATTGGTAAAATTGCAAGACCAGAAGTCATCCACTGGGCACCAGGACTTCCGAAAACCAGGTCAGGGAAAATCATGCGCCGAATTTTAAGAAAAATTGCCAATAACGAATTTGATACTTTAGGGGATATTAGCACACTTGCCGATCCATCCGTAGTACAGTCGTTAATTGACGATAAGAAAAAGTTCCATAGTTAA
- a CDS encoding (2Fe-2S)-binding protein translates to MIKCHCAEVFFESILNVVKESNRPILEVAREMGAADTCTACVPDMLAFIEQELEGQLAGNTSH, encoded by the coding sequence ATGATCAAGTGTCACTGTGCAGAAGTTTTCTTTGAATCTATCTTAAATGTTGTCAAAGAATCCAATCGCCCTATACTAGAAGTCGCCCGCGAGATGGGAGCGGCTGATACTTGTACGGCTTGTGTTCCGGATATGTTAGCCTTCATTGAGCAGGAATTGGAAGGTCAACTTGCTGGAAATACAAGTCATTGA